Proteins encoded together in one Malaclemys terrapin pileata isolate rMalTer1 chromosome 16, rMalTer1.hap1, whole genome shotgun sequence window:
- the LOC128824699 gene encoding uncharacterized protein LOC128824699, whose amino-acid sequence MTTAKPKRLKFSEEEKFLILEEFSLRKDILIPKSGRYRNTMDRQRAWEEITAAVNSLSPLVQRTPDEIRKKWHNMVIDARKELTTVKHPLLRQRPQERLFHNIFALFNKTGPELAEPLLLGPGFRTKPSSGPAGTAVPLCAAEGMRESSSDLFLHSQNDGLQLSQGNKLLCKTEVLLDADKEMAPGTGCPGKSFIRAPGDPQPSDLCLGGSQESVEKRLLGPSKDPPLTCAPVAETRPVPIPRTTSPPSHGPEVPAPGRTPVPLNCSPDFALAYKIKCPLSPVFEWPCLGVISSPVTQSSRTDSPSSEGIHTAMDDNASASVTEDSLPSQRGCVGPAKELWEKHSRLHTEILELQKETLQLQKEKIVLEKEKLLLEIVKLRRELDT is encoded by the exons ATGACCACAGCCAAGCCAAAAAGACTCAAGTTTTCCGAAGAAGAGAAGTTCCTCATCCTTGAAGAATTCAGCCTGCGCAAGGACATCCTGATCCCCAAGAGCGGGCGCTACAGGAACACGATGGACCGTCAGCGAGCGTGGGAAGAGATCACTGCTGCCGTCAACTCCCTCAGCCCGCTCGTGCAGCGCACGCCTGACGAGATCCGCAAGAAGTGGCATAACATGGTCATTGACGCCCGCAAGGAGCTGACCACGGTGAAACACCCCTTGTTGAGGCAGCGGCCCCAGGAGAGGCTCTTCCACAACATCTTTGCTCTCTTCAATAAGACAGGGCCGGAGCTGGCAGAACCATTGCTTCTGGGCCCTGGGTTCAGAACGAAGCCGTCCAGCGGCCCAGCTGGAACCGCAGTGCCTCTCTGCGCAGCGGAGGGGATGCGGGAGTCTTCGTCAGACTTATTCCTCCACAGCCAGAATGATGGGCTTCAGCTGAGCCAGGGGAACAAACTGCTCTGCAAAACGGAAGTCCTTTTGGACGCAGACAAAGAAATGGCACCAGGGACTGGCTGTCCAGGAAAGAGCTTCATCCGTGCGCCAGGGGACCCGCAGCCCAGCGATTTGTGCTTGGGTGGATCTCAAGAGAGTGTGGAAAAGAGACTGTTGGGCCCCAGTAAGGATCCTCCGCTGACTTGTGCGCCTGTAGCTGAGACACGCCCTGTGCCAATTCCCAGGACTACCTCGCCACCAAGCCATGGACCTGAGGTGCCTGCTCCTGGCAGGACTCCGGTGCCTCTGAATTGCTCCCCAGACTTTGCATTGGCCTATAAGATCAAGTGCCCTTTGAGCCCTGTATTCGAATGGCCTTGCCTAGGGGTCATCTCAAGCCCAGTCACACAAAGCAGCAGGACTGACAGCCCCAGCTCCGAAGGCATCCACACAGCAATGGATGATAATG CAAGCGCATCTGTGACCGAAGATTCGCTGCCCAGCCAGAGGGGTTGTGTCGGGCCAGCCAAGGAGCTTTGGGAGAAGCACAGCCGGCTGCACACCGAGATCCTGGAGCTGCAGAAAGAGACCTTGCAGCTGCAGAAGGAAAAGATCGTGCTGGAGAAAGAGAAACTCTTACTGGAAATTGTCAAACTGCGGCGAGAACTGGACACGTGA